The region GGGTATTCACTTCACAGAGCGACGTTTGGGCGTTCGGGGTGTTAATGTGGGAAATTACGTCGTTAGGCCAGCAACCCTATCCTGCCAGAACTAATCTCGAGGTGTTGCATTACGTGCGTGCGGGCGGCAGGCCGCCAAAACCCCTCAATTGCCCACCGACGTTACACCAGCTGATGCTGCGCTGCTGGAGCGCAGCAGACGCCAGACCGAGCTTCAAAATTTGTCTCGAGAGCATCGTCGTCCTAAGGGGTCACATAGAAGACGCGGTGCTGAGCCCGGTGCACGCTGGGCACTATCTGGCACGCAGAGGTGAATTAACATTAACTTGCGCGCATATCACTGCATGGAGCAAGGAATCTCTACGAATCTATAGAATGTTGATtgaaattatgcaatttttttactccTTCGCATTACATAAAACGATATACTCACGAATCATTCATTCTGGTATTATGTGCGTATATAACGTGActattagaaatttgcacataaTACGTCATTTACATACAATGTATAAATTGTGAGAAGTTTTTCTTCAGAAAACGGAATTCACAGAATGAGAAAAACtgtaataaatgaaaagtttTCTTTACTTCGTAAATTATGAATGtttgaaaatgaagaaatccTTCGCGAGTTGTTGCATATAACGGAGATTTAGTCTCTTCGATTGATTTCGATTTCGCGTTTCGTGCGTCGCGAAAAATAAGCATGTTTCTCATTACATTCACATAACTCGACGCTGTCAAATCATACGCGACGAAAAATCCGTTTTATCGCGAAACTTCTTCATCCTCAAAATGTATTGGAATATTACTCTGTCTGCTTGAATACATATTGATCATTGCATGGCTCGTGCTTGCAGGCGTGTCTAACATGGCTTACTTTGCTGACGAGAATCAGAATCATAATAATTCAGGTAGGTCTTAACAAACATCATCTGCCTCTCTACATTACCATCCTACACACCAGGAGATACGACTCTTCCACTCTTCACCGAGCGTATTTTTCCAATCATTGCAATTAACCCGTGCGCAACGTGATACATGCGCAATTGTTTGCGCATacttattagaaaaataatataacacataCGTACGAAGACGTATGTACTAAAATAACGTTTTCTCATCACGAAGAAATACGTTTTTCTTAGAGTTCCGCAATTAATAAGTTAATGAAGTTCAGTTACTTTGCTATAAATTGTCATCGTTCCTCTGTATAGGAAACTCCTGGAAGTCCAGTAGCTCTGAGGGAAGCCGAGACATGCAACCCTTCCTGCAGAACTCGAACAACGCCACGCTCAGCCCGCAATCCGACGAGGCTCCGAAGTATCTAGAATTATTAGCAGATAATGAAGATATTCTAAGGGAGAACCCTACGAACGGTTACGAAATACCTCGCTCGATCCACATCTCGGATCAGAATCTAGCGAATATAAGCAGAATCAGTTGCATGAGTCACGATCGTAAGAGCAGCCTGCCTACGGACACCACAGAGGAGCGCAAGGAACATTCGACGGAGGAACGGAAGCAGTCTGACAGAAAGCTGTACAAGAGATCGTCGATCACAAGTTTAAACTTACCGGATCGAAAAGGCACGTCGATTTCGGGAATGTCAGAAAAATGCAACACCTTGGACAGCTCGAAATCGATCAACTCAGTTGCAAAGGCGACCCTGAAGAGGGATTCTTTCTCGTCCTTGAACGGCCAGCGGAAGTACAAGACCAGCTTGAGCGAGCGGAGAGACTCCGAGGCGAGTATCGAGGATAAAAGCTGTAGCTCGCACAGCCTCGCGCCTTCCACGCGTCCCAGTTCGTCTCTGATCAATTCGCAGACGGTCCTACCGTGCCTGAAGAGCAACGTCGTTGTCTCAAACGCCGTGAACGGGGAAGTGCCTTCGAGCGAGAACGCAGTGATGAAGAGCACGTTGCCGAAGATCCAGAGGACTCATTCAAACTTGCAGAACGGCAAGGCGAACATACCGCTCGTGATAAACAGCGCGTTGCTGAATCTATTGCGGCAGACGCCCATTGAAGACGGCAGCAATATCGTCACGTATACGAATATAAATGCGGATGCTGTAAGAGTGAATGGATCGTGAGTCGCCGATCGTGACAAATCTAAAGATTCGTACGAACGCTTCGTATAAAAATAGGCGAGACTTATACAAATTACTTCGGAGCTTGAATGAGCTCGATGTAAAAAATCaagacaattaaatatttcaatatttatgaaatatgatAATAGATTTCTACATCACACATACTAATTttgatgcaattttttttaagtggttCCTGTAGCAAATCTATTCTTCTCCAGGAACTATTTCAGTCGAATTTGCCTTAtagctaataaaaaattactcgaGACAGTCGCTACGATCTTGCtcaatttgttttttgtttgtgtttttttaaaaTCCTAACGCGGTGCCTTAAACATATCAAACTACGTACGCTCATACATTAAGCTCTGCTTACTACCATTAATGTCcaagtattttatatgtgaagAAGATAAAGAGGAATGCGTGGAGCGGAGTTAAGAATAGCTTTAAACTGCCATtttaaatgtacatacatgaaCTTTTATACTCGAAAATTTGTCACGCAGATATGGCAGACCGTTTCGGAACGTACCTAAATTTTGTGACTTTAGTAATAATCGCGAAACTGTTATTTAATGTAGAAATAATACGTTGGTGGAGAAtgataaatgtgaaatatatatatatatatatatagtttaactttataattacaattttacataacatatttattgaataaaatctGTGAAATTGTTCACTGTTCATTGTACAAATTTCATGCTTGACGATAAttagtaaatatgaaaattaataataataagaaattgttAAGTTTTCTACGTAGCTTTAACAATAcgaaaatgtatatgtaattttattgaaaagatAAATTAGAATGTATAAAACTTTGCGAAGTTTATACCGATGGACTGactatatttgaaatttatattttcaagtagCTTTACAGGAAAATGAATTTGTGGATCAGTGAAtactaaataattgtaaataatatattacaaacaatatacataagaagtttaattatttttaacctaCGAGTTACATACATGACATACTTCAAACTCTATTAAGGTACCAAATTAAATGTCAcagaaaaatgtacaaaagaAAAGTGTGGTACTATTCCTCTTTCTTTGCGGCAAATTTCGGAtttgcgaaatatattttggtgACTCATAAACTTCCAAAAGTAGCTATTTTACACGTATAATACTAATATGCATTTAAAACGGTTTcaagaatttaaaagattattataataagacTTTGTATCTACATTTATACTGGTTCTTCCTCTTCACAGATACAGTGTTTCTCTTGATTCTCACAGCTTGATTTCTGCATCAGTCTTGATACATATTCATCTCTGGtatttttggatatttttccacattaaaattaagttcCTGAAATTGAAAATGTACAGACATCTTTTAGATTATAGAGACGAAAAAATAGGGTTGCATATTCAGTCACGTGTAACGAGGAAAATTCAAATTGTTAATATGAAAAACTTGGGCCTTATTATATcctagtatttaaaaaaaaattaagaattttataattccacaatatttgaaataactgttatatgtatttatatctcattgttatatatatttatatatatttaatataatcagtTTACACAATGCTCTATCTCATTCAATTTTACAAGCACAGTGACAATAGCGgatataatgtaatgtaaacTTACCTAGGTCTCATTTGTAAGAGGTACGTCATCGTCAAAGGAATCATCCTTACTATGTTCGTGCAATAAAACATATTCCCTGGTACTAAAACCAAACCGTACCACgtctttttctaataattcgtGATACCTTCTCGGttctaattttacattatttacaaagGTGCCGTTTGCGGACTCTAAGTCAATAATATACGGTCGTATCCTTCTACCCTCGGCACCACCTTCTTTTTGGTAAGAGACTAAACGATATTGCAGAGCGGCGTGTTGCTTGGAGCACGAGGGATGATCCAGGGGTATATCGGCCACTTTGCGATCCCTGCCCATGAGATAAGCCGACTGTCGATGTATGTACAACGTAGGCAACGCCTTCTCGCCCTTGAAGGGATACAATCTCCATCGACGTTTAGGTTTCTTCGCGTCCTGCGGCTCGGAGTACTTGATGACCACGCCGTTGACGGTGTTCATGTCCTCCGTCAGTTTTCCCGACAGTTCGAAGTTGggcttctccttctcctccttcacAGCCGACTTTCCCCAGTCCGCGGAGGATTCCCTCTTCATTCTCCCATCCTCCGGGCTTCGCTTCTGCCTGTGCTGATCGTTGCGTCTTCTGCCGGAATCCTCTCGCCTGTCTCTACTTCTGCTCCTCTCGTTACGCTCCCTGTGCCTGGGATGGCTGTTCTCCCGTCTCGACGGCGATCTCTCGTGCTTCCTCTTCTCATTCTGCTTCTCGTCGTCCCTCCTGGAGTGATCGCGCCTGCCGCCTCTGTGATCCCTGTCCCTGCTCCTCTGCGATCTGTCTCTGTGCGTCTCGTCGTTCCTGTCGCGCCTGTTTTCCCGGTTATTCTTATGCGTGTCCCGTCGCTCCGCGGGGTGACTCGATCGCCAATTTGACATACTTTCCAGGTTATATTATATGTCGCGAGTCAAATTCCAATTCCCAAAACCAAGGAATAATCGTCGATCAACAACCTAACCTAACTCACTCGGTCAGATTAATCGCTGCGAAATCGTGACAGGTCGTGGCGTTgcacatatacgtataataactATACAACGGCGCGTAAACGTTCCCTTGTTACTACAAAACGATCAGTTTTGTGATTTTGCGTACTACGAGTTAACGgcacaatatatacatatatagagaCTTGCGAGCCGCCATAAGCGTCGACCACTCCACTCCATTCATCGGCACTCGGCAGCAGGGCAGCAGGGTCCATACATTCATATGGGAAAAATTTTTCGCGTATTCGAGCGCCATCTAATTTGGCTCCTTCGTGAAAATGGAACTACGTAGCcaaaattcaatatggcgtCAGTTGAACTCagtgggcgcgttcagcagaccaagtcgctcagtagcagtcgaacgtgattggctcttacttttagaaccaaccaatcaacgcagagtgttgataagacgaactcaacagttgtgtctgctgaacgcggcaaGCACGTAGTCACGTgagccgagtgccgagtcacGTGTATGTAGGTATGTACACAACGGGCAATCACCAGCAATCACGAGCATCGCGACTGATAGCGACACGAGTTATTGCCGAATTTTCTTGTAATgtaagggccaatttcaccaaccacggttagctaaccgacggttaaagttagcagtaTTGACCAATActattctttctttcattattttgttaaatatttcacgatGTGTTTTTCTTTCACATTACTAAATGTTTTGCGAATTTTtccctttattatttaaaagttgctttaaaaaaatttttaaatcattatttaaaagtgtAAGATTCCCGCGAaggttttaatataattttgatattataataacttattatataataataaatattataatatatgatgtatttttaatttttagcttCCACGCGGAAGCTTCCGCATACATGAAATGCATCGTGCAAACATAAAAAGACTGCGatttatttcgtataaaaaagtacaaaattattcttatatatgtatgtacataataatacaTAGTTAAGATATCTACAAGGATACTCGAAGTAATTTGTCACGCTGCGATCATCCGCCCTTATtccgaaatttttatcttctttcccCCATTTTCGCCCCAAATCGCATAAAGGATCGTGCGTCACGCGATCTCGTGAAAATCCGTCGTTTTCATATACTGTTTTTCCATCAGAGCGTTTAATCATCAGCGTTTAACATTGACATTCATTATCGCATAGCCAGCATACAAATCCAAGCATCCAATCCTCTTTCCCTCCGTCGTGAAACGAAAAAGTTAAACTCGATTTAGTCAAAGCCACTGGAGAAGTATGTTATACCGCAATGcaaagaatttttgttttttttaatctgcAATAAAGGTAAAATcttgaatatatattactgcGTGTTGTAGAGACcctcgaaaaagaaatattgacCGTAGATTAAACATCTTTGAAGATTTTGGAGAAAGCCTTTTTACgagactaacaataagttaataCGTCGAGAAGGTAGAGTCGTCGATGGAGTCGGTGCCGTCGGAGTTGCTCTCGGCGGCGTCCACGAAGGCCGTCGAGAGATCGCCGGCCAGCTTGCTAACGGATCCAGAGGTCACGTCGTACATGAAGATTTCCTTGTCACCCTGACCATCACCGTCTCTCGGCCTAAAACATCGCAATAAATCCGAGTGAAAGCGCGTAGCCTCGCGAATTCCTCGACTTTCAAGTGGATTCGCGCGCGACACGGACGAACCGTCGATTGTAATACGGTGACATTAGaatgttaaaaagttaatggaGCAAGTCATTATTATGATGATATATCATTCTATCCAATTTTGGTCGATCGATATATATAACGTGAAAatggagaaataaaattataaacgataaTCATTGCTGTGAGACTATAAATTTGGAAtatgttaaaagttaaaattgcaaaagataGATTTAAATAGTTATCAGATTTCAATCGTACgctaaaagaataaaagaatatagataattttatttaatcaataatatttgataattatttgtagTTTGAAAATGGTACCTAAATCTAACAAATTTACGCTATATTATCGACTACATCTTGGATGTAGACACGCGGTGATGTAACGTGTTGATTTTTTAGAAAGCGGTACCAGAGAAGTTAAATGTCTAAAGGTGCCTGGAGCGTTAAGAGAAAATGAACCACGACAATCTTATCACGCATGCACGCATCGCGCATAATCGAATACTTACATGGTCACGAGGAGGACGACGGACTGCCTCTGCGGCTCGGTGCGGCTCTCCTGTTCGAGCCACTTCTTGTAGTTCTCCGCGGTGGGCTTCTTCACGAGCTGCTTGAGGGTGTCGCCGGCGAGAAACCTGACCGGCTGCGCGTCGCCGCCGGCCTTCCTGCCGCGTCGCTGCGACTCCgacgacgccgccgccgccgcgattTCCCTCTCCTCGCCGGGAAAGTCGTAGTCGACGGGTGCCAGCACCACGACGCTCGAGATCCTACGGCCGTTGAGCTCCGGCACGTCCGGTATCGGGAAGGACGTGCCGCTCACTTTAAGCGGCAGATAACGATTGTACTGCGCGGCGGCATCGTCCCCGCGCGCTCCCACGGTCACCGGCTCGAGCCGGGTCGCGTCGTCCCGTATATGCTGCTCCGCCACGGCTCGGCCTTGCTCCGTATTCGGATCGAAGCGTACTACTTTCATCTCCACGCCGCCAGGCCGTAAGGTAGCCTGTTCGAACTTGGTCGAGCTGTCGCCGACGTTGGTATCAACGACGGGGATCAGGTTCGTCGCCTTCTTCTGCGTCGTCTTCGTCGACGGCCTTTTGGCGATCGCTGGTACGGGCTCGCTGCCGGCGGCAATCGCCGCTCCGCCTCCGGCGCCGTAGAAATTCGCCAGGGCTTCCGGCGGCAGTTTCTCGATCGGTATGTCACCGATCTTGTCGTAATCGAGGATCTGGATATCGGCGTTGCCCAAAATACCGGAACTCAGCAGCTGCTCCCTGATGTCGTCCGGCACCTCGTCCGGCAGATTCGCAATGTTCTCCTTGAT is a window of Temnothorax longispinosus isolate EJ_2023e chromosome 1, Tlon_JGU_v1, whole genome shotgun sequence DNA encoding:
- the LOC139821729 gene encoding smad nuclear-interacting protein 1 codes for the protein MSNWRSSHPAERRDTHKNNRENRRDRNDETHRDRSQRSRDRDHRGGRRDHSRRDDEKQNEKRKHERSPSRRENSHPRHRERNERSRSRDRREDSGRRRNDQHRQKRSPEDGRMKRESSADWGKSAVKEEKEKPNFELSGKLTEDMNTVNGVVIKYSEPQDAKKPKRRWRLYPFKGEKALPTLYIHRQSAYLMGRDRKVADIPLDHPSCSKQHAALQYRLVSYQKEGGAEGRRIRPYIIDLESANGTFVNNVKLEPRRYHELLEKDVVRFGFSTREYVLLHEHSKDDSFDDDVPLTNET